A portion of the Synechococcales cyanobacterium CNB genome contains these proteins:
- a CDS encoding DUF5117 domain-containing protein gives MTSRHIIRRLTLAGLGGAIVLAAVAGQAYSTRPQAANDPPAGQPDAAEIPDAATIQAMMSSRGGARGDQNDDGLRPFDEVSKGYRKVVSTADGSESFYGLWVRDKDGQMLAELPRGFDRQRHFIAMTVAGGDIWAGLQAGDRYFYWKRYGNRLAMIEPNFATRSTGDQESRSSVNRIFTDRVILDIPILANGPSGQPVIDMDELLVAQAGTFFGAQARGANTRLATIAKAKAFPENVEVAFEMPVQGGVLRTFHYSISLIPENTGYKPRVADNRVGFFTTSYRDLGKFDDDEKWVRYVNRWKLEKADPKLRLSPPKEPIVFYVEHTVPVRYRRWVREGALQWNKAFEQVGITGAIEVYYQDKSTGAHMEKDPEDRRYNFLRWLSNDVSTAIGPSRVHPMTGQILDADVVLTDGWIRAFWYQYNKTLPELALEGFAPDALAWLEQNPEWDPRIRMSSPAERDHILAQRARRGVLPYGGHPAALANAGGLVGEGEYDGLLGRVSQINGLCMASYGKAMDLTIARVFFDVIGLLDEEPAQDSPRPRRGDLPPEVVEMLKKQLADGNIPQGLAPEVLAILQEGEPQPEGEPKTDDDKPKEDKPKKDDGDVLDGVPEWFVGPMLRELVAHEVGHTLGLRHNFAASSVYSLAEINSEEFKGRKPWSVSVMDYNPANINMGDGPIQGDFAVIDIGPYDMWAIRYGYALDDKAAQEALKESAKREHRYATDEDTWGPDPEARRYDMSSDPLEYAESSVRLAVHLRQKLLDRFVKDGDSWAKARQGYMVTLGMQTRSNSMMANWVGGAFVYRDKKGDPDGRAPIEVVPAQRQRQALNFVIENTFRDEAFGLTPEVLQYLTIDKWFDDGGMAALFEDPTWPVHDRVMGIQASTLTMLMNPVTLQRVFDNEFRVPADQDALTLVELLDTVTEAVWTEVNGTPDRRYTPRQPMVSSLRRNLQREHLERLISLALPGGASGAAGKPISDLATLTLRRLSQRIEKATAAGANIDAYTLAHLSDAKARIDKALEAQYIYNARDITRGLGGGGVVFQPAPNDDNRR, from the coding sequence ATGACGTCTCGACACATCATCCGCAGGCTGACGCTCGCGGGCCTCGGCGGCGCCATCGTCCTCGCCGCCGTCGCCGGCCAGGCATACTCCACCCGCCCCCAGGCCGCGAACGACCCGCCCGCAGGCCAGCCCGACGCCGCCGAAATCCCCGACGCGGCCACCATCCAGGCCATGATGAGCTCACGCGGCGGGGCGCGGGGCGACCAGAACGACGACGGTCTCCGACCCTTCGACGAAGTCTCCAAGGGGTACCGCAAGGTCGTCTCCACCGCCGACGGCTCCGAGAGCTTCTACGGCCTCTGGGTCCGCGACAAGGACGGCCAGATGCTCGCCGAACTCCCGCGCGGATTCGACCGACAGCGGCACTTCATCGCCATGACCGTCGCGGGCGGAGACATCTGGGCCGGGCTTCAGGCAGGCGACCGCTACTTCTACTGGAAACGCTACGGCAACCGCCTCGCCATGATCGAGCCGAACTTCGCCACGCGCTCCACCGGCGATCAGGAGTCTCGCTCCTCCGTCAACCGCATCTTCACCGACCGCGTCATCCTCGACATCCCCATCCTCGCCAACGGCCCCAGCGGCCAGCCCGTCATCGACATGGACGAACTCCTTGTCGCGCAGGCCGGCACCTTCTTCGGCGCGCAGGCCCGCGGCGCCAACACACGCCTCGCCACCATCGCCAAGGCCAAGGCCTTCCCGGAGAACGTCGAGGTCGCCTTCGAGATGCCCGTCCAGGGCGGCGTCCTCCGCACCTTCCACTACTCCATCAGCCTCATCCCAGAGAACACCGGCTACAAGCCCCGCGTCGCCGACAACCGCGTCGGCTTCTTCACCACCAGCTACCGCGATCTCGGCAAGTTCGACGACGACGAGAAGTGGGTCCGCTACGTCAACCGCTGGAAACTCGAAAAGGCAGACCCCAAGCTCCGCCTCAGCCCGCCCAAGGAGCCGATCGTCTTCTACGTCGAGCACACCGTCCCGGTCCGCTACCGCCGGTGGGTCCGCGAGGGCGCGCTCCAGTGGAACAAGGCCTTCGAGCAGGTCGGGATCACCGGCGCGATCGAGGTCTACTACCAGGACAAGTCCACCGGCGCGCACATGGAGAAAGACCCCGAGGACAGACGCTACAACTTCCTCCGCTGGCTCTCCAACGACGTCTCCACCGCCATCGGACCCAGCCGCGTCCACCCCATGACAGGACAGATTCTCGACGCCGACGTCGTCCTCACCGACGGCTGGATCCGAGCCTTCTGGTACCAGTACAACAAGACTCTCCCCGAACTCGCCCTCGAAGGCTTCGCCCCCGACGCGCTCGCCTGGCTCGAGCAGAACCCCGAATGGGATCCGCGCATCCGCATGTCCTCCCCGGCGGAACGCGACCACATCCTCGCACAGCGCGCACGACGCGGCGTCCTCCCCTACGGCGGGCACCCCGCCGCGCTCGCCAACGCCGGCGGACTGGTCGGTGAGGGCGAATACGACGGACTCCTCGGACGAGTCAGCCAGATCAACGGCCTGTGCATGGCCTCCTACGGCAAGGCCATGGACCTCACCATCGCACGCGTCTTCTTCGACGTCATCGGCCTCCTCGACGAAGAGCCGGCCCAGGATTCCCCACGCCCCCGCCGAGGCGACCTGCCGCCCGAAGTCGTCGAGATGCTCAAGAAGCAACTCGCCGACGGAAACATCCCGCAGGGGCTCGCACCCGAAGTCCTCGCCATCCTCCAGGAGGGAGAACCGCAGCCCGAGGGAGAGCCGAAGACCGACGACGACAAGCCCAAGGAAGACAAGCCCAAGAAGGACGACGGCGACGTCCTCGACGGCGTCCCCGAGTGGTTCGTCGGACCCATGCTCCGCGAACTCGTCGCGCACGAGGTCGGCCACACCCTCGGCCTGCGCCACAACTTCGCCGCCTCCAGCGTCTACTCCCTCGCCGAGATCAACAGCGAGGAGTTCAAGGGCAGGAAGCCCTGGTCCGTCTCCGTCATGGACTACAACCCCGCGAACATCAACATGGGCGACGGCCCAATCCAGGGCGACTTCGCCGTCATCGACATCGGACCCTACGACATGTGGGCCATCCGCTACGGCTACGCCCTCGACGACAAGGCCGCACAGGAAGCGCTCAAGGAATCCGCCAAGCGCGAGCACCGCTACGCAACCGACGAGGACACCTGGGGACCGGACCCCGAGGCTCGACGCTACGACATGTCCTCCGACCCACTCGAATACGCCGAGAGCAGCGTCCGCCTCGCCGTCCACCTCCGACAGAAACTCCTCGACCGCTTCGTCAAGGACGGCGACTCCTGGGCCAAGGCTCGCCAAGGCTACATGGTCACGCTCGGCATGCAGACCCGCTCCAACAGCATGATGGCAAACTGGGTCGGCGGCGCCTTCGTCTACCGCGACAAGAAGGGCGACCCCGACGGTCGCGCCCCCATCGAGGTCGTCCCCGCCCAACGCCAGCGCCAGGCACTCAACTTCGTCATCGAGAACACCTTCCGCGACGAGGCCTTCGGCCTCACTCCCGAAGTCCTCCAGTACCTCACCATCGACAAGTGGTTCGACGACGGCGGCATGGCCGCCCTCTTCGAAGACCCCACCTGGCCTGTCCACGATCGCGTCATGGGCATCCAGGCCTCCACGCTCACCATGCTCATGAACCCCGTCACCCTCCAGCGCGTCTTCGACAACGAGTTCCGCGTCCCCGCAGATCAGGACGCCCTCACCCTCGTCGAACTCCTCGACACCGTCACCGAGGCCGTCTGGACCGAGGTCAACGGCACCCCCGACCGTCGCTACACCCCGCGCCAACCGATGGTCTCCAGCCTCCGCCGCAACCTCCAGCGCGAACACCTCGAACGCCTGATCTCGCTCGCGCTCCCGGGCGGCGCGTCCGGCGCGGCCGGCAAGCCCATCTCCGACCTCGCCACACTCACCCTGCGCCGACTCTCGCAACGTATCGAGAAGGCGACCGCCGCCGGCGCCAACATCGACGCCTACACACTCGCCCACCTCTCCGACGCCAAGGCCCGCATCGACAAGGCCCTCGAAGCCCAGTACATCTACAACGCACGCGACATCACCCGCGGACTCGGAGGCGGGGGCGTCGTCTTCCAACCCGCGCCAAACGACGACAACCGCCGCTGA
- a CDS encoding sulfotransferase: MPASRKPKVAILHHLARTGGTLMSRCLGSMRTVHLLSEAHPLGMRWINPLQQAVEWHRLMTAAEARAMLARGPVRFDTLIELLAERAAQRGRTLVVRDWTHLDFHGAPYAEPAMRCRTAVALAQACRTTRYATVRHPIDQWVSVSALPRVRETLGIDAYLAGCHAFARTAARLGFGRYEDFTRDPEGELRAMCRWLRVEYDPSWRTRWTSNTHVTGDTGPDRARPTEIRPSRRRTIDPGILRAFERNDDYWETLRLLGYEHRRAQAGGAPGGRVLRAPGRRW, encoded by the coding sequence GTGCCCGCTTCCCGAAAACCGAAGGTCGCAATCCTCCACCACCTCGCCCGCACGGGCGGCACGCTCATGAGCCGATGCCTCGGCTCCATGCGCACCGTCCACCTCCTCAGCGAAGCCCATCCCCTCGGCATGCGCTGGATCAACCCGCTCCAGCAGGCCGTCGAGTGGCACCGTCTCATGACCGCAGCCGAGGCCCGCGCCATGCTCGCGCGCGGTCCCGTCCGCTTCGACACGCTCATCGAACTCCTCGCCGAACGCGCCGCCCAGCGCGGACGAACCCTCGTCGTCCGCGACTGGACCCACCTCGACTTCCACGGCGCACCCTACGCAGAGCCGGCCATGCGCTGCCGCACCGCCGTCGCGCTCGCGCAGGCCTGCCGCACCACACGCTACGCCACCGTCCGCCACCCCATCGACCAGTGGGTGAGCGTCAGCGCGCTGCCGCGCGTCCGCGAAACGCTCGGCATCGACGCCTACCTCGCCGGGTGCCACGCCTTCGCACGCACCGCCGCCCGCCTCGGCTTCGGACGCTACGAGGACTTCACCCGCGACCCCGAGGGCGAACTGCGGGCCATGTGCCGATGGCTCCGCGTCGAATACGACCCCTCCTGGCGCACGCGCTGGACCAGCAACACCCACGTCACCGGCGACACCGGACCCGACCGCGCACGCCCCACCGAAATCCGCCCCTCACGCCGGCGAACCATCGACCCGGGCATCCTCCGCGCGTTCGAACGCAACGACGACTACTGGGAAACGCTCCGCCTCCTCGGCTACGAACACCGACGCGCCCAGGCCGGCGGGGCGCCGGGCGGACGAGTCCTCCGCGCGCCGGGCCGGCGGTGGTGA